From the Triticum urartu cultivar G1812 chromosome 4, Tu2.1, whole genome shotgun sequence genome, the window GCTTCAGTGGATCGTATTTGACCCCTTTGGTTGTGTTCGTGTTACCTGTATCACACACTGCTTAAAACAACCCTCGCCCTAGCATCGGAGGAGCGGCTGAGTCGGTCGTTTCCAATGAGCTAGACTCAAGGGAGCGCATAAAAGCTACGGTGTAGCTGGGTACGAACCCTTTCCACATGTTTAGTTTTGACCACCTTAATCTCCTTCATCTGATCCTTTTCAATCATACAACGGTGTTTCAATTCGAGATAACCTCTAAACGGAAGAATGTACATGGAGTTGTGATTCCATTCCTGTGATCTGTTCCTGTTTTTATTGACCGTAAATCTTTGGTTTTGTGTTCGTGTTTAAAACCCCTATAGGTGATTTTTTGCCAAATTCATCGCACATGGTCGACCGTTGAAATTTCCTTTGAGGTGTATCTCCATCTTGTTGTTTCACAAACATTTTTGTGATGATGCTGTTGTATTGTACTAACATGTTCATGCATGCCTGTTATATCAGACAAGTTACGCTAAAAAATaacaaacaaaacaaaacaaagtgACGAGTCCCTTTGAAGTTCTTCTTTTTAGCCGAATCATCTTCGAGTTGAACACGGCATGCAAGTTGCATGCGGGGGAAAAACCCACTCCGTCCTTCTCACGCCTGTGTTGCGCGTGACTTGGATTTGAAATGATTTGGCGCGTGCGCACGCATAAACAAACACGGGCCGGTCGAGACTCGAGATCAAGCATCAACCTACTGTAGCCAGACTTGTAGCCTCGTGGAAATTCTCAGTCATAGAGGGGAGGACgtagtttcttttcttttttgtttgaCGTGTGGTGGGGGAGGACGTAGCTTGGGCTCGACATGAGCCGAGAGCCGTGGCGACCGGGGCACGGGTACGGTCTACTCCACCAGAGACATCACATGTGCCTACGCCCGACGAGTGGCTCGTCGCGTTGCGTCGGCGCTCATCACTCGGCAGTGATAAGAAGTCCGCTAGTGCGAACGGTGGAGTACTTATCGCACGTTTTTCTTGTTAAATTAAAAACTGCCCAACGTATTTTACCCGCCACCAACTTATCCGCCCCACCCCTCAGCTGTTATTTTACTCTGGTTTTCTCCTAGGTGGCGCCGGTCAGCAAGAAATTAGACGAGGGCACAAGGCCCACACGCCATAGTCTTCCCCTATCTCTCCTTGCTCCgtgttctctctttttggatcccCTTCCCGTCTTCCCACCACCGGCTTCTCTGCGGCAGGGGATATCCCACCTCTGTCGCCTCCCAACCCTCGACTCCGCTGCCATATTTTGATGTCGCTCGTGCGCGcttaggggggggggggtgcactTCGTCGAGCCAGAGCACACCTTCGCATGCGCTAACTTGTGTGCACTGGTCCGACGCCACACGATCGTACAGATTTCGAAACCACACATTTGTCCATACTAGCAGAGCGTCTCACACACCTGTCATTGAGTAAACACGCAACCATTCGGTCCTGCGCAGTCGTTCAACCCTTTACAACCGCCGGACACCGCACCGTCGTCCAACGCCGAGTTGCTATATTTTTTTCACTCCTCGCCGACGACCCTTAGGGTGATAGAGCGCGAGCTCGGTGGCCACCACCGGCGGAGCTACGTTAGGGCCAAACAAGGCCGTGGCCCGCCCAGCTTTTCCAAAAAAATATTTATACCTAAGCTTACTGCTCAGCTCACAGACACACAAGACTAGTCAGCATGCAGCAATTCAAGTTTAGCACCATGTTTAGCAACCTGGCCCGCCCAGCTTTTTGCTGGTAGCTCTGCCACTGGTGGCCACCATCGTCGTCGGGATTGAGCTTGCAACTGTAGGAGCCATCCTTGGCTATCTCACAACTAGGCTACGTGCTGGGACTTCAGCTCCTATTGTCGCTGGCCAACCGCCACAACATATGTTCCCCATTTGGCGGCAAAGGGAAGAGGGAGAAGGGATTTGGGCGGGGAAATAGATGGGAAGAATATGAATGTTGGGTTGTATCGGTTTTCTAGGTGATGTGGCGCCACTTAGTTCAAAACCAGTCAAAAACACATAGATGTTTGTCTTTTAAATGGTTTTGAGAGTTGAGGGTGGAACTTGGACCAAACTGAAGTCAAGGGTTGTAATTGTACTTAGCCatatttttttttcctttttccttttatttttcgaTTATTTTCTTTTTGAGTTTTTTGGAAATTTCGTTTTTTTAAAGAATTTAGTTTTTTTAATGTTatgaatttttaaaaatgttcatatttAAAAAAACATTCATAAAATTCAAAACAAATGTTCTTAAAAAATCACTTTTTGAAAACAACCAATATTAGTTTTTTTATAGGAAAGAAAGATTGAACACTGAAAACCCCAAtgaaaaacagaaagaaaaaaatCGCTGGAAACCTTCCTTAGAGTTGCTTTTAGAATTGGGCCTGCGCACGCACGTCGACTGGGGCAGGGACTTTGGGCCTTGCTTTTAGAATTATCGAAACAAGGCCCATCTGACTGAAACTCAAATAGGGTTACAATACAGGCCCACAAGATAGCAAACCCATCCTTTCTATATATCGCGTCCTCGCCACCCCCACCTCTCTCGCCCTCTCTTTCCCCTCGCACAATCGCGGCGTCGGCGGCTGCGGCGGAACCTCCCCGGCGATCACCGGACTCACCCCGGCAGGTACCGCGCTTTCCTCCCTCCCCCCCTGTATCCGCGTGCCCACGACAGCGTTCGTTCCTACGCGTACGCGTGCTTGCGCGGTCTTTCGCCGTAAGCCCTAGGTCTGCGGCGCGGGCTTAGATCCCCGGCGTATTCGGCGGGTTCCTTGCTGGTCCTCCCGGGGCAAACCCGCGGTCTTCAGTTTTGACTCCTGAAGTCTCATCGCCCGCTGGAAATATCGAATCTTGCCCCAGAGAGGCTCGTTAGGCTGTTCATGTCACGCTGTTCATTAATCATCACGCTGAATCAACTGTACTAGATGTGGCAATAGGTTGGCTGACGCCGCATTGTCTGGAACTTGCCACAGAGGTTGTTTGATTCTTGGTATTGAAAACCGTAGAAAAGTTTCTTGTGTGCTAACTTGCATGCAAGTCCACGGGAAATTTTGCTTTGTCTTCATGGCAGCCATGGCAATCACCTAATAATCCTTCAAGAAAATTCATGCATTATTCCCGTGGTGCGACCAAACAATGAAATTTTGCTTTGTCTTCATGGCAGCCATGGCAATCACCTAATAATCCTTCAAGAAAATTCACGTATTATTCATGTGGTGCGACCAAACAGCTTATAATGTTAAATTGTTACCTTCTTCGGTGTTTTCAATCTACGACTTAACATGCCATAGCATCCAACTCCTACATTTTTTAACTGTCTCTGTGTTTTTGGAATCCTCAAATCAAAGAGGGCCGTAACATGTCATGTGGTGTATGTAATTACAGGCAAAGCAATGAGGAGGTACAGTCCCCAATACCGGAGTCCCCCAAGGAGGGGATATGGTGGCAGAGGTAGAAGTCCCCCAAGGAGGGGATATGGAGGACGGAGGGAGCAGGGTTCAGGAAGCCTCTTGGTCCGCAACATCCCATTGAGCTGCAGGTAGAATTACTGTGACATGGATACAGCTTTCCTGATGACTTCGTTTTTCACGAAAGAAGAATATTTCACTTCTCAAGGTATTTACCTTAGTTTTGTTCTCTTATCTGTGGCAGGCCGGAGGATCTACGGGTTCCTTTTGAAAGGTTTGGTCCTGTTCGGGATGTGTACCTGCCAAAGGATTATTACACCAGGTAGGTTTTATGTACTCGCACAATTTATTTGCAGTTGGCAAACAATTTTTGGCCTTGTTTTCCCATGATAATGTGAAATATAGAAAAAAAAAGGACTTGAATGCTTATCTACATTGTTGTTGCATAAGATTGGTAATCCCAGCCTTTTTTTCATGAAGAGATGTTGTGAGCATATCTTTCAGATTTGGTGTGATTTTGGTTTGCAATCATGTTTGTGCATTAACGTTTAGGCCCAATGAAAATACTCTAGTCATTGCAGTCTGTTCATGTGCTTCGGTGATTAATTTTTGTCACTAGAATGTGTGATTAACCAATCTGGAAATGCTTATATTACCTTGTCTTGCGTATTCATCCATTCCTATGATAGTATCTTTTTTCTGAAATAATTGCCAGGGTAGTATTGGTTTGATGCAAAGTACAATCCCTTGATTTGTTGAAGAATGTTTTTTTATATTCCTAACAATTCATTTGCTTGGCAAGATAGAGTCTTGTCCGAATGAAGAAGTTCTTCTATGAAGACAAAGATTTGATTTGAGAAAATTAGTTTCGTGAAGAGAAGATAAAGAGAGTTGTATTGGGTAGTCCATGAGAAGATTAAATGAAGCGAAGTTCATTTGAAGTACTTTTGAGACTTTTCAAACATTGAGGAACTTGAAGCGAATGATTTTACGAAGATGCTCTTTATGAGGATCACCGTACTTAGTCATTATACAAGAAATTTGTACAAGAAACTTGGATACTAGGGCCTGGACATGTAGCTGTGTTTTGCAACACTTGCTTCATGTTTGATGGAAAATGTGTGTAAGTTGTTGACTGTGCGTCGTCAAGAATCATAGAGGGCACACTGCATTTGAACTGTGATGGTAACATGAGAGGCCCACACACTCTATGAATacttcatgccctcttttttgtCTGTTATCCCATTAATTTCATTTATCCTACTTTGTCTAATGAAGTTGTTATACGCAGGGAGCCCCGAGGGTTTGCATTTGTGGAGTTTGTTGACCCTTATGATGCCTCTGATGCACAATATCACTTGAACCACACAGTATTTTTTGGCCGAGAGATAACTGTTGTTGTTGCTGCCGAGTCACGGAAAAGGCCAGATGATATGCGTAATAGGGCTAGAATCAGGTATGTTATTCCATTCTTGTGAAATTCTTCCTTATCTTATGTTATGTGCTCATTTGCACTGGTTACTTTGCAGGGGGTATTCTGGTGAACCTGAAAGGCGTCATTCCCGTTATGGTACTTTCTTATCATTAATGTTGTATGATTTGCACTCCTGCGTACTCTGAAATGCTAATCCAGAATTCTGAAAGCTTCATTCTATTAGGCTGTTTAGTTATCCCAGTTTAGACCTTGCAGTTGCATGTAGATAGAACAATTTAGATCTTTTTGCGGAGAATGCATTATCTCTGCTACACCTAACAGGTTGCAACTTGCAACCCTGCAGTTGCAGGAAATTATTTATTTGTTCTTAGCGTTCATATAATTGTTCTTTTGCATAGCATGTGGTTTTGGTCCTTTTGCACCCTCTAGTTAATGTAACATTCAGTACATTGCAAAGAAACATCAGTTAGATGGAGGCTTAATGAACAGAATGCTACCAGACATGTAACATCTGCTCACCAGTGTTAAATCTTAGGAAAGGCTCCATTATGCACAAATCTTTGTTTTGCGATACTGGTAACTGCTTATTGCAGATTGCAGAAGAGTGAAATCTGCAGTTTGCTGTGTTTTGAATATTTTAAATTATGtatcatattatttttcctgcagtacCAGTTACCAAATTATTTATGTCCTCATGAATTTCAGGGAGGTCTCGTTCCCGTTCATGTTCCTACTCTCCTCGCTATCGGGGCCGTCCTCGGTCAAGGTCAAGGTCAAGGTAGGTCAACAGTAGGTCAAGTATTTTTGCTTGTCATGTGACATTTCTAAAGCTATTCCCCTATCATTCATGAATCCATCCACTCTCTGCTAAatatttaattattttttaaaaGGTCATACTCTCCTGCTCCAAGACGGCGAGATGACTACTCTGCTTCCCCGCCAAGATCACATCACACACAGTCTCCTAGGCGTCTGCCAAAAGGACATGAAGAAGACGAGCGGAGATCCTATTCTCCTGCTGGTAGAGGTGGCGGCGAGCGTGATGCCAATACTAATGGAAAGTAAGTGCTATTTTTGTCATGAAAGTAATGGATGTTCTAGGTTTCTAGCGTTTCAAGTTTACTATGTAGCTCTACTGCTTTATGAACTCCATAGCCAATTGTCAGCACCAAGTTCTAGTGTTGTGAAAGAATCAGTATTCTATATGCCACTTATCTACCTCTCCCTTATTTGCTTTATAAACTTTGAAGCTAATTTGCCAGCACGTGGAATTCTTGTTTTGTATTCCTTTTACATGCCTTTGAGCAATGCTGGATCCACCTTTATTTTCCTTTAATAATAGCTGTTTTTTTTTCATATGCCAAATTGTTTCTAATGTACACTGCAGATATCTTCCCTCGATCTCCTTTAGCAACTGCTTTTGCATGCCAGATTGTCTGTAATGCACGCCACAGAGTTACCCTATGAAATTCTAGTCAAGCCGCATCTCTTTAGTTTTCTCTCGAACCCAGCATCATAAGAACTGTACATCCACTATATACATTTTTTTGTCCGCTACTTCTGGAATATGCACGTACCTCTCTCATACAAGGCCCTAGAGTAAACCTGTGGTCATATAGTGAAAGCTCTTCTCATTGGTTCTATGTTCGCAGGAGGTCACCACCATCTGACATTGACGGATCACCTCCACGCATCCGGAGGTCACCCAGGCA encodes:
- the LOC125550264 gene encoding serine/arginine-rich SC35-like splicing factor SCL30 isoform X2, with the translated sequence MRRYSPQYRSPPRRGYGGRGRSPPRRGYGGRREQGSGSLLVRNIPLSCRPEDLRVPFERFGPVRDVYLPKDYYTREPRGFAFVEFVDPYDASDAQYHLNHTVFFGREITVVVAAESRKRPDDMRNRARIRGYSGEPERRHSRYGRSRSRSCSYSPRYRGRPRSRSRSYSPAPRRRDDYSASPPRSHHTQSPRRLPKGHEEDERRSYSPAGRGGGERDANTNGKRSPPSDIDGSPPRIRRSPRQSSGSPVGSRSRSPEASPARSD
- the LOC125550264 gene encoding serine/arginine-rich SC35-like splicing factor SCL30 isoform X1, translated to MRRYSPQYRSPPRRGYGGRGRSPPRRGYGGRREQGSGSLLVRNIPLSCRPEDLRVPFERFGPVRDVYLPKDYYTREPRGFAFVEFVDPYDASDAQYHLNHTVFFGREITVVVAAESRKRPDDMRNRARIRGYSGEPERRHSRYGRSRSRSCSYSPRYRGRPRSRSRSRSYSPAPRRRDDYSASPPRSHHTQSPRRLPKGHEEDERRSYSPAGRGGGERDANTNGKRSPPSDIDGSPPRIRRSPRQSSGSPVGSRSRSPEASPARSD